The following coding sequences are from one Canis lupus baileyi chromosome 19, mCanLup2.hap1, whole genome shotgun sequence window:
- the LOC140610994 gene encoding long-chain-fatty-acid--CoA ligase ACSBG2-like isoform X4, producing MASSSTMKNGLSRSQKAKSPMTREENVTDSQINMNKNKVTPRLWTIHRDGEVLLRLSKHGPGHETPLTIPEFFRESVSRFGMYPALATKNSEHWEVLNFNQYYEACRKAARALIKLGLQRFHGVGILGFNSVEWLIASLGAILAGGLCVGIYATNSADACQYVITNAKVNVLLVENDLQLQKILSAHSERERGRDIGRGRSRLHAPGAQRGIQSQIPQSRMETLKAIIQYKLPVKESNNNLYSWNDFMELGNSIPDSQLDQIIESQRANQCAVIIYTSGTLGNPKGVMLSHDNITWTAGAVAKNCSLSNAAEKQEVVVSYLPLSHVAAQMMDVWIPMKIGAFIYFAQPDALTGTLINTLLEVKPTAFLGVPRIWEKMQEKIKESGAKCSSLRKKVFSWGRIIGLKVNTKRMFGVHDTTMSYRVAKALVFSKVRNALGLDQCQIPISGAAPLNPETSEFFLSLDIPIGEMYGMSESTGPHTTSSRNNYKIHSCGKIMSGCKNMLYQQSKDGTGEICIWGRHVFMGYLEMEDATMEAIDEEGWLHTGDLGRVDSHGFLYITGRIKEILITAGGENVAPVPIENMVKEKIPIISNAVLVGDKAKFLSILLTLKCEVDRRNGEPLDKLSLEAIQFCRKLGSHVSTVSEILELQDPLVYKAIQQGIDAVNQEAISNAQRIQKWVILEKDFSVHNGELGPTTKIRRHFVTQKYRKQIESFYR from the exons TACAATGAAGAATGGTCTCTCCAGATCTCAAAAGGCTAAAAGCCCAATGACTCGTGAAGAGAATGTTACGGATTCTcaaataaacatgaataaaaacaaag TGACACCTAGGCTGTGGACCATTCATCGAGATGGAGAagtccttctgaggctatcaaaACATGGGCCAGGCCATGAGACCCCATTAACCATCCCTGAATTTTTTCGGGAGTCAGTCAGCCGATTTGGGATGTATCCAGCCCTTGCAACAAAGAACAGTGAGCATTGGGAAGTTCTGAATTTTAACCAGTACTACGAAGCTTGTCGGAAGGCAGCAAGAGCCTTGATCAAG CTGGGCCTGCAGCGTTTCCACGGAGTTGGCATCCTGGGGTTTAACTCCGTTGAGTGGTTAATTGCTTCTCTTGGTGCCATCCTAGCAGG gGGTCTCTGTGTTGGTATTTATGCCACCAACTCTGCGGACGCTTGTCAATACGTCATTACTAATGCCAAGGTGAACGTCCTACTGGTTGAGAATGACCTACAGCTACAGAAAATCCTTTCG gcacacagtgagagagagagaggcagagacataggcagagggagaagcaggctccatgcaccgggagcccaacgtgggattcaatcccag ATTCCGCAAAGCAGGATGGAGACCCTAAAAGCGATCATCCAGTACAAGCTGCCAGTGAAGGAGAGCAATAATAACCTGTACTCC TGGAATGATTTCATGGAACTTGGCAATAGCATCCCCGATTCCCAGCTGGACCAGATCATAGAGAGCCAGAGGGCCAATCAGTGCGCTGTGATCATCTATACTTCTGGGACCTTAGGCAATCCCAAGGGAGTGATGCTTAGCCATGACAAC ATCACCTGGACGGCCGGGGCAGTGGCCAAGAACTGCAGCCTGTCTAATGCCGCAGAAAAGCAGGAGGTGGTGGTCAGCTACCTTCCTCTCAGCCACGTTGCAGCTCAGATGATGGATGTCTGGATACCCATGAAGATCGGGGCTTTCATCTACTTTGCTCAGCCAGATGCTCTCACG GGCACCCTGATCAACACTCTGCTGGAAGTAAAGCCTACAGCCTTCCTGGGGGTGCCCCGAATTTGGGAGAAGATGCAGGAGAAGATAAAAGAAAGTGGTGCCAAATGCTCAAGCTTGAGGAAGAAGGTGTTTTCATGGGGAAGAATTATTGGCTTAAAGGTCAATACAAAAAGGATGTTTGG ggtccACGACACTACCATGAGCTACCGCGTGGCAAAGGCCCTCGTGTTCAGCAAAGTCAGGAACGCCCTTGGCCTTGATCAATGCCAAATTCCTATCAGCGGGGCTGCACCCCTCAACCCAGAGACCTCTGAGTTCTTCCTAAGCCTGGACATACCTATAGGCGAGATGTACGGGATGAGCGAAAGCACAGGACCCCACACCACATCCAGCCGCAATAACTACAAGATTCACAG CTGTGGCAAAATCATGTCTGGGTGTAAGAACATGCTGTACCAGCAGAGCAAGGATGGCACAGGGGAGATCTGCATCTGGGGTCGGCACGTCTTCATGGGCTATCTGGAGATGGAAGATGCGACCATGGAGGCCATTGATGAGGAAGGCTGGCTACACACCGGGGACTTGGGCCGTGTAGACAGTCATGGTTTCCTCTACATCACCGGCCGCATCAAAG AAATCCTCATCACGGCTGGCGGTGAGAACGTGGCCCCTGTTCCCATTGAGAACATGGTTAAAGAGAAGATCCCCATAATCAGTAATGCCGTCTTAGTGGGAGATAAGGCAAAGTTTCTGAGCATCCTGCTGACGCTGAAG TGTGAGGTCGATAGGAGGAATGGAGAGCCACTGGACAAGCTAAGCTTGGAGGCCATTCAGTTCTGCCGGAAACTGGGGAGCCATGTGTCCACCGTCTCTGAGATTTTGGAGCTACAGGACCCCCTGGTCTACAAGGCCATCCAGCAAGGCATAGATGCTGTGAATCAGGAAGCCATTTCCAATGCGCAGAGGATCCAGAAGTGGGTCATCCTGGAGAAGGACTTTTCTGTCCACAATGGAGAGCTGG GTCCGACGACCAAGATTAGGAGACATTTTGTAACCCAGAAATACAGAAAGCAAATTGAAAGCTTTTACCGCTGA
- the LOC140610994 gene encoding long-chain-fatty-acid--CoA ligase ACSBG2-like isoform X6 encodes MASSSTMKNGLSRSQKAKSPMTREENVTDSQINMNKNKVTPRLWTIHRDGEVLLRLSKHGPGHETPLTIPEFFRESVSRFGMYPALATKNSEHWEVLNFNQYYEACRKAARALIKLGLQRFHGVGILGFNSVEWLIASLGAILAGGLCVGIYATNSADACQYVITNAKVNVLLVENDLQLQKILSIPQSRMETLKAIIQYKLPVKESNNNLYSWNDFMELGNSIPDSQLDQIIESQRANQCAVIIYTSGTLGNPKGVMLSHDNITWTAGAVAKNCSLSNAAEKQEVVVSYLPLSHVAAQMMDVWIPMKIGAFIYFAQPDALTQGTLINTLLEVKPTAFLGVPRIWEKMQEKIKESGAKCSSLRKKVFSWGRIIGLKVNTKRMFGVHDTTMSYRVAKALVFSKVRNALGLDQCQIPISGAAPLNPETSEFFLSLDIPIGEMYGMSESTGPHTTSSRNNYKIHSSCGKIMSGCKNMLYQQSKDGTGEICIWGRHVFMGYLEMEDATMEAIDEEGWLHTGDLGRVDSHGFLYITGRIKEILITAGGENVAPVPIENMVKEKIPIISNAVLVGDKAKFLSILLTLKCEVDRRNGEPLDKLSLEAIQFCRKLGSHVSTVSEILELQDPLVYKAIQQGIDAVNQEAISNAQRIQKWVILEKDFSVHNGELGPTTKIRRHFVTQKYRKQIESFYR; translated from the exons TACAATGAAGAATGGTCTCTCCAGATCTCAAAAGGCTAAAAGCCCAATGACTCGTGAAGAGAATGTTACGGATTCTcaaataaacatgaataaaaacaaag TGACACCTAGGCTGTGGACCATTCATCGAGATGGAGAagtccttctgaggctatcaaaACATGGGCCAGGCCATGAGACCCCATTAACCATCCCTGAATTTTTTCGGGAGTCAGTCAGCCGATTTGGGATGTATCCAGCCCTTGCAACAAAGAACAGTGAGCATTGGGAAGTTCTGAATTTTAACCAGTACTACGAAGCTTGTCGGAAGGCAGCAAGAGCCTTGATCAAG CTGGGCCTGCAGCGTTTCCACGGAGTTGGCATCCTGGGGTTTAACTCCGTTGAGTGGTTAATTGCTTCTCTTGGTGCCATCCTAGCAGG gGGTCTCTGTGTTGGTATTTATGCCACCAACTCTGCGGACGCTTGTCAATACGTCATTACTAATGCCAAGGTGAACGTCCTACTGGTTGAGAATGACCTACAGCTACAGAAAATCCTTTCG ATTCCGCAAAGCAGGATGGAGACCCTAAAAGCGATCATCCAGTACAAGCTGCCAGTGAAGGAGAGCAATAATAACCTGTACTCC TGGAATGATTTCATGGAACTTGGCAATAGCATCCCCGATTCCCAGCTGGACCAGATCATAGAGAGCCAGAGGGCCAATCAGTGCGCTGTGATCATCTATACTTCTGGGACCTTAGGCAATCCCAAGGGAGTGATGCTTAGCCATGACAAC ATCACCTGGACGGCCGGGGCAGTGGCCAAGAACTGCAGCCTGTCTAATGCCGCAGAAAAGCAGGAGGTGGTGGTCAGCTACCTTCCTCTCAGCCACGTTGCAGCTCAGATGATGGATGTCTGGATACCCATGAAGATCGGGGCTTTCATCTACTTTGCTCAGCCAGATGCTCTCACG CAGGGCACCCTGATCAACACTCTGCTGGAAGTAAAGCCTACAGCCTTCCTGGGGGTGCCCCGAATTTGGGAGAAGATGCAGGAGAAGATAAAAGAAAGTGGTGCCAAATGCTCAAGCTTGAGGAAGAAGGTGTTTTCATGGGGAAGAATTATTGGCTTAAAGGTCAATACAAAAAGGATGTTTGG ggtccACGACACTACCATGAGCTACCGCGTGGCAAAGGCCCTCGTGTTCAGCAAAGTCAGGAACGCCCTTGGCCTTGATCAATGCCAAATTCCTATCAGCGGGGCTGCACCCCTCAACCCAGAGACCTCTGAGTTCTTCCTAAGCCTGGACATACCTATAGGCGAGATGTACGGGATGAGCGAAAGCACAGGACCCCACACCACATCCAGCCGCAATAACTACAAGATTCACAG CAGCTGTGGCAAAATCATGTCTGGGTGTAAGAACATGCTGTACCAGCAGAGCAAGGATGGCACAGGGGAGATCTGCATCTGGGGTCGGCACGTCTTCATGGGCTATCTGGAGATGGAAGATGCGACCATGGAGGCCATTGATGAGGAAGGCTGGCTACACACCGGGGACTTGGGCCGTGTAGACAGTCATGGTTTCCTCTACATCACCGGCCGCATCAAAG AAATCCTCATCACGGCTGGCGGTGAGAACGTGGCCCCTGTTCCCATTGAGAACATGGTTAAAGAGAAGATCCCCATAATCAGTAATGCCGTCTTAGTGGGAGATAAGGCAAAGTTTCTGAGCATCCTGCTGACGCTGAAG TGTGAGGTCGATAGGAGGAATGGAGAGCCACTGGACAAGCTAAGCTTGGAGGCCATTCAGTTCTGCCGGAAACTGGGGAGCCATGTGTCCACCGTCTCTGAGATTTTGGAGCTACAGGACCCCCTGGTCTACAAGGCCATCCAGCAAGGCATAGATGCTGTGAATCAGGAAGCCATTTCCAATGCGCAGAGGATCCAGAAGTGGGTCATCCTGGAGAAGGACTTTTCTGTCCACAATGGAGAGCTGG GTCCGACGACCAAGATTAGGAGACATTTTGTAACCCAGAAATACAGAAAGCAAATTGAAAGCTTTTACCGCTGA
- the LOC140610994 gene encoding long-chain-fatty-acid--CoA ligase ACSBG2-like isoform X2 — translation MASSSTMKNGLSRSQKAKSPMTREENVTDSQINMNKNKVTPRLWTIHRDGEVLLRLSKHGPGHETPLTIPEFFRESVSRFGMYPALATKNSEHWEVLNFNQYYEACRKAARALIKLGLQRFHGVGILGFNSVEWLIASLGAILAGGLCVGIYATNSADACQYVITNAKVNVLLVENDLQLQKILSAHSERERGRDIGRGRSRLHAPGAQRGIQSQIPQSRMETLKAIIQYKLPVKESNNNLYSWNDFMELGNSIPDSQLDQIIESQRANQCAVIIYTSGTLGNPKGVMLSHDNITWTAGAVAKNCSLSNAAEKQEVVVSYLPLSHVAAQMMDVWIPMKIGAFIYFAQPDALTQGTLINTLLEVKPTAFLGVPRIWEKMQEKIKESGAKCSSLRKKVFSWGRIIGLKVNTKRMFGVHDTTMSYRVAKALVFSKVRNALGLDQCQIPISGAAPLNPETSEFFLSLDIPIGEMYGMSESTGPHTTSSRNNYKIHSCGKIMSGCKNMLYQQSKDGTGEICIWGRHVFMGYLEMEDATMEAIDEEGWLHTGDLGRVDSHGFLYITGRIKEILITAGGENVAPVPIENMVKEKIPIISNAVLVGDKAKFLSILLTLKCEVDRRNGEPLDKLSLEAIQFCRKLGSHVSTVSEILELQDPLVYKAIQQGIDAVNQEAISNAQRIQKWVILEKDFSVHNGELGPTTKIRRHFVTQKYRKQIESFYR, via the exons TACAATGAAGAATGGTCTCTCCAGATCTCAAAAGGCTAAAAGCCCAATGACTCGTGAAGAGAATGTTACGGATTCTcaaataaacatgaataaaaacaaag TGACACCTAGGCTGTGGACCATTCATCGAGATGGAGAagtccttctgaggctatcaaaACATGGGCCAGGCCATGAGACCCCATTAACCATCCCTGAATTTTTTCGGGAGTCAGTCAGCCGATTTGGGATGTATCCAGCCCTTGCAACAAAGAACAGTGAGCATTGGGAAGTTCTGAATTTTAACCAGTACTACGAAGCTTGTCGGAAGGCAGCAAGAGCCTTGATCAAG CTGGGCCTGCAGCGTTTCCACGGAGTTGGCATCCTGGGGTTTAACTCCGTTGAGTGGTTAATTGCTTCTCTTGGTGCCATCCTAGCAGG gGGTCTCTGTGTTGGTATTTATGCCACCAACTCTGCGGACGCTTGTCAATACGTCATTACTAATGCCAAGGTGAACGTCCTACTGGTTGAGAATGACCTACAGCTACAGAAAATCCTTTCG gcacacagtgagagagagagaggcagagacataggcagagggagaagcaggctccatgcaccgggagcccaacgtgggattcaatcccag ATTCCGCAAAGCAGGATGGAGACCCTAAAAGCGATCATCCAGTACAAGCTGCCAGTGAAGGAGAGCAATAATAACCTGTACTCC TGGAATGATTTCATGGAACTTGGCAATAGCATCCCCGATTCCCAGCTGGACCAGATCATAGAGAGCCAGAGGGCCAATCAGTGCGCTGTGATCATCTATACTTCTGGGACCTTAGGCAATCCCAAGGGAGTGATGCTTAGCCATGACAAC ATCACCTGGACGGCCGGGGCAGTGGCCAAGAACTGCAGCCTGTCTAATGCCGCAGAAAAGCAGGAGGTGGTGGTCAGCTACCTTCCTCTCAGCCACGTTGCAGCTCAGATGATGGATGTCTGGATACCCATGAAGATCGGGGCTTTCATCTACTTTGCTCAGCCAGATGCTCTCACG CAGGGCACCCTGATCAACACTCTGCTGGAAGTAAAGCCTACAGCCTTCCTGGGGGTGCCCCGAATTTGGGAGAAGATGCAGGAGAAGATAAAAGAAAGTGGTGCCAAATGCTCAAGCTTGAGGAAGAAGGTGTTTTCATGGGGAAGAATTATTGGCTTAAAGGTCAATACAAAAAGGATGTTTGG ggtccACGACACTACCATGAGCTACCGCGTGGCAAAGGCCCTCGTGTTCAGCAAAGTCAGGAACGCCCTTGGCCTTGATCAATGCCAAATTCCTATCAGCGGGGCTGCACCCCTCAACCCAGAGACCTCTGAGTTCTTCCTAAGCCTGGACATACCTATAGGCGAGATGTACGGGATGAGCGAAAGCACAGGACCCCACACCACATCCAGCCGCAATAACTACAAGATTCACAG CTGTGGCAAAATCATGTCTGGGTGTAAGAACATGCTGTACCAGCAGAGCAAGGATGGCACAGGGGAGATCTGCATCTGGGGTCGGCACGTCTTCATGGGCTATCTGGAGATGGAAGATGCGACCATGGAGGCCATTGATGAGGAAGGCTGGCTACACACCGGGGACTTGGGCCGTGTAGACAGTCATGGTTTCCTCTACATCACCGGCCGCATCAAAG AAATCCTCATCACGGCTGGCGGTGAGAACGTGGCCCCTGTTCCCATTGAGAACATGGTTAAAGAGAAGATCCCCATAATCAGTAATGCCGTCTTAGTGGGAGATAAGGCAAAGTTTCTGAGCATCCTGCTGACGCTGAAG TGTGAGGTCGATAGGAGGAATGGAGAGCCACTGGACAAGCTAAGCTTGGAGGCCATTCAGTTCTGCCGGAAACTGGGGAGCCATGTGTCCACCGTCTCTGAGATTTTGGAGCTACAGGACCCCCTGGTCTACAAGGCCATCCAGCAAGGCATAGATGCTGTGAATCAGGAAGCCATTTCCAATGCGCAGAGGATCCAGAAGTGGGTCATCCTGGAGAAGGACTTTTCTGTCCACAATGGAGAGCTGG GTCCGACGACCAAGATTAGGAGACATTTTGTAACCCAGAAATACAGAAAGCAAATTGAAAGCTTTTACCGCTGA
- the LOC140610994 gene encoding long-chain-fatty-acid--CoA ligase ACSBG2-like isoform X8, producing MASSSTMKNGLSRSQKAKSPMTREENVTDSQINMNKNKVTPRLWTIHRDGEVLLRLSKHGPGHETPLTIPEFFRESVSRFGMYPALATKNSEHWEVLNFNQYYEACRKAARALIKLGLQRFHGVGILGFNSVEWLIASLGAILAGGLCVGIYATNSADACQYVITNAKVNVLLVENDLQLQKILSIPQSRMETLKAIIQYKLPVKESNNNLYSWNDFMELGNSIPDSQLDQIIESQRANQCAVIIYTSGTLGNPKGVMLSHDNITWTAGAVAKNCSLSNAAEKQEVVVSYLPLSHVAAQMMDVWIPMKIGAFIYFAQPDALTGTLINTLLEVKPTAFLGVPRIWEKMQEKIKESGAKCSSLRKKVFSWGRIIGLKVNTKRMFGVHDTTMSYRVAKALVFSKVRNALGLDQCQIPISGAAPLNPETSEFFLSLDIPIGEMYGMSESTGPHTTSSRNNYKIHSCGKIMSGCKNMLYQQSKDGTGEICIWGRHVFMGYLEMEDATMEAIDEEGWLHTGDLGRVDSHGFLYITGRIKEILITAGGENVAPVPIENMVKEKIPIISNAVLVGDKAKFLSILLTLKCEVDRRNGEPLDKLSLEAIQFCRKLGSHVSTVSEILELQDPLVYKAIQQGIDAVNQEAISNAQRIQKWVILEKDFSVHNGELGPTTKIRRHFVTQKYRKQIESFYR from the exons TACAATGAAGAATGGTCTCTCCAGATCTCAAAAGGCTAAAAGCCCAATGACTCGTGAAGAGAATGTTACGGATTCTcaaataaacatgaataaaaacaaag TGACACCTAGGCTGTGGACCATTCATCGAGATGGAGAagtccttctgaggctatcaaaACATGGGCCAGGCCATGAGACCCCATTAACCATCCCTGAATTTTTTCGGGAGTCAGTCAGCCGATTTGGGATGTATCCAGCCCTTGCAACAAAGAACAGTGAGCATTGGGAAGTTCTGAATTTTAACCAGTACTACGAAGCTTGTCGGAAGGCAGCAAGAGCCTTGATCAAG CTGGGCCTGCAGCGTTTCCACGGAGTTGGCATCCTGGGGTTTAACTCCGTTGAGTGGTTAATTGCTTCTCTTGGTGCCATCCTAGCAGG gGGTCTCTGTGTTGGTATTTATGCCACCAACTCTGCGGACGCTTGTCAATACGTCATTACTAATGCCAAGGTGAACGTCCTACTGGTTGAGAATGACCTACAGCTACAGAAAATCCTTTCG ATTCCGCAAAGCAGGATGGAGACCCTAAAAGCGATCATCCAGTACAAGCTGCCAGTGAAGGAGAGCAATAATAACCTGTACTCC TGGAATGATTTCATGGAACTTGGCAATAGCATCCCCGATTCCCAGCTGGACCAGATCATAGAGAGCCAGAGGGCCAATCAGTGCGCTGTGATCATCTATACTTCTGGGACCTTAGGCAATCCCAAGGGAGTGATGCTTAGCCATGACAAC ATCACCTGGACGGCCGGGGCAGTGGCCAAGAACTGCAGCCTGTCTAATGCCGCAGAAAAGCAGGAGGTGGTGGTCAGCTACCTTCCTCTCAGCCACGTTGCAGCTCAGATGATGGATGTCTGGATACCCATGAAGATCGGGGCTTTCATCTACTTTGCTCAGCCAGATGCTCTCACG GGCACCCTGATCAACACTCTGCTGGAAGTAAAGCCTACAGCCTTCCTGGGGGTGCCCCGAATTTGGGAGAAGATGCAGGAGAAGATAAAAGAAAGTGGTGCCAAATGCTCAAGCTTGAGGAAGAAGGTGTTTTCATGGGGAAGAATTATTGGCTTAAAGGTCAATACAAAAAGGATGTTTGG ggtccACGACACTACCATGAGCTACCGCGTGGCAAAGGCCCTCGTGTTCAGCAAAGTCAGGAACGCCCTTGGCCTTGATCAATGCCAAATTCCTATCAGCGGGGCTGCACCCCTCAACCCAGAGACCTCTGAGTTCTTCCTAAGCCTGGACATACCTATAGGCGAGATGTACGGGATGAGCGAAAGCACAGGACCCCACACCACATCCAGCCGCAATAACTACAAGATTCACAG CTGTGGCAAAATCATGTCTGGGTGTAAGAACATGCTGTACCAGCAGAGCAAGGATGGCACAGGGGAGATCTGCATCTGGGGTCGGCACGTCTTCATGGGCTATCTGGAGATGGAAGATGCGACCATGGAGGCCATTGATGAGGAAGGCTGGCTACACACCGGGGACTTGGGCCGTGTAGACAGTCATGGTTTCCTCTACATCACCGGCCGCATCAAAG AAATCCTCATCACGGCTGGCGGTGAGAACGTGGCCCCTGTTCCCATTGAGAACATGGTTAAAGAGAAGATCCCCATAATCAGTAATGCCGTCTTAGTGGGAGATAAGGCAAAGTTTCTGAGCATCCTGCTGACGCTGAAG TGTGAGGTCGATAGGAGGAATGGAGAGCCACTGGACAAGCTAAGCTTGGAGGCCATTCAGTTCTGCCGGAAACTGGGGAGCCATGTGTCCACCGTCTCTGAGATTTTGGAGCTACAGGACCCCCTGGTCTACAAGGCCATCCAGCAAGGCATAGATGCTGTGAATCAGGAAGCCATTTCCAATGCGCAGAGGATCCAGAAGTGGGTCATCCTGGAGAAGGACTTTTCTGTCCACAATGGAGAGCTGG GTCCGACGACCAAGATTAGGAGACATTTTGTAACCCAGAAATACAGAAAGCAAATTGAAAGCTTTTACCGCTGA
- the LOC140610994 gene encoding long-chain-fatty-acid--CoA ligase ACSBG2-like isoform X10, which produces MASSSTMKNGLSRSQKAKSPMTREENVTDSQINMNKNKVTPRLWTIHRDGEVLLRLSKHGPGHETPLTIPEFFRESVSRFGMYPALATKNSEHWEVLNFNQYYEACRKAARALIKLGLQRFHGVGILGFNSVEWLIASLGAILAGGLCVGIYATNSADACQYVITNAKVNVLLVENDLQLQKILSAHSERERGRDIGRGRSRLHAPGAQRGIQSQIPQSRMETLKAIIQYKLPVKESNNNLYSWNDFMELGNSIPDSQLDQIIESQRANQCAVIIYTSGTLGNPKGVMLSHDNITWTAGAVAKNCSLSNAAEKQEVVVSYLPLSHVAAQMMDVWIPMKIGAFIYFAQPDALTQGTLINTLLEVKPTAFLGVPRIWEKMQEKIKESGAKCSSLRKKVFSWGRIIGLKVNTKRMFGVHDTTMSYRVAKALVFSKVRNALGLDQCQIPISGAAPLNPETSEFFLSLDIPIGEMYGMSESTGPHTTSSRNNYKIHSSCGKIMSGCKNMLYQQSKDGTGEICIWGRHVFMGYLEMEDATMEAIDEEGWLHTGDLGRVDSHGFLYITGRIKEILITAGGENVAPVPIENMVKEKIPIISNAVLVGDKAKFLSILLTLKVRRPRLGDIL; this is translated from the exons TACAATGAAGAATGGTCTCTCCAGATCTCAAAAGGCTAAAAGCCCAATGACTCGTGAAGAGAATGTTACGGATTCTcaaataaacatgaataaaaacaaag TGACACCTAGGCTGTGGACCATTCATCGAGATGGAGAagtccttctgaggctatcaaaACATGGGCCAGGCCATGAGACCCCATTAACCATCCCTGAATTTTTTCGGGAGTCAGTCAGCCGATTTGGGATGTATCCAGCCCTTGCAACAAAGAACAGTGAGCATTGGGAAGTTCTGAATTTTAACCAGTACTACGAAGCTTGTCGGAAGGCAGCAAGAGCCTTGATCAAG CTGGGCCTGCAGCGTTTCCACGGAGTTGGCATCCTGGGGTTTAACTCCGTTGAGTGGTTAATTGCTTCTCTTGGTGCCATCCTAGCAGG gGGTCTCTGTGTTGGTATTTATGCCACCAACTCTGCGGACGCTTGTCAATACGTCATTACTAATGCCAAGGTGAACGTCCTACTGGTTGAGAATGACCTACAGCTACAGAAAATCCTTTCG gcacacagtgagagagagagaggcagagacataggcagagggagaagcaggctccatgcaccgggagcccaacgtgggattcaatcccag ATTCCGCAAAGCAGGATGGAGACCCTAAAAGCGATCATCCAGTACAAGCTGCCAGTGAAGGAGAGCAATAATAACCTGTACTCC TGGAATGATTTCATGGAACTTGGCAATAGCATCCCCGATTCCCAGCTGGACCAGATCATAGAGAGCCAGAGGGCCAATCAGTGCGCTGTGATCATCTATACTTCTGGGACCTTAGGCAATCCCAAGGGAGTGATGCTTAGCCATGACAAC ATCACCTGGACGGCCGGGGCAGTGGCCAAGAACTGCAGCCTGTCTAATGCCGCAGAAAAGCAGGAGGTGGTGGTCAGCTACCTTCCTCTCAGCCACGTTGCAGCTCAGATGATGGATGTCTGGATACCCATGAAGATCGGGGCTTTCATCTACTTTGCTCAGCCAGATGCTCTCACG CAGGGCACCCTGATCAACACTCTGCTGGAAGTAAAGCCTACAGCCTTCCTGGGGGTGCCCCGAATTTGGGAGAAGATGCAGGAGAAGATAAAAGAAAGTGGTGCCAAATGCTCAAGCTTGAGGAAGAAGGTGTTTTCATGGGGAAGAATTATTGGCTTAAAGGTCAATACAAAAAGGATGTTTGG ggtccACGACACTACCATGAGCTACCGCGTGGCAAAGGCCCTCGTGTTCAGCAAAGTCAGGAACGCCCTTGGCCTTGATCAATGCCAAATTCCTATCAGCGGGGCTGCACCCCTCAACCCAGAGACCTCTGAGTTCTTCCTAAGCCTGGACATACCTATAGGCGAGATGTACGGGATGAGCGAAAGCACAGGACCCCACACCACATCCAGCCGCAATAACTACAAGATTCACAG CAGCTGTGGCAAAATCATGTCTGGGTGTAAGAACATGCTGTACCAGCAGAGCAAGGATGGCACAGGGGAGATCTGCATCTGGGGTCGGCACGTCTTCATGGGCTATCTGGAGATGGAAGATGCGACCATGGAGGCCATTGATGAGGAAGGCTGGCTACACACCGGGGACTTGGGCCGTGTAGACAGTCATGGTTTCCTCTACATCACCGGCCGCATCAAAG AAATCCTCATCACGGCTGGCGGTGAGAACGTGGCCCCTGTTCCCATTGAGAACATGGTTAAAGAGAAGATCCCCATAATCAGTAATGCCGTCTTAGTGGGAGATAAGGCAAAGTTTCTGAGCATCCTGCTGACGCTGAAG GTCCGACGACCAAGATTAGGAGACATTTTGTAA